The following coding sequences are from one Triticum aestivum cultivar Chinese Spring chromosome 5A, IWGSC CS RefSeq v2.1, whole genome shotgun sequence window:
- the LOC123106998 gene encoding uncharacterized protein — MPEQSKRRRGRKRTAAATLLLAYAALAMERADAALLPAVYREIGAALQASPTALGSIVLSRSVVQAACYPLAAYLAARHDRLTVIALGAFLWAAATLLIGLSTTFAQAGDPCPCTFHSCSLAAVRPCPGPELWSLRKSNDAILQMAVTAALNGVGLALQIPAIFAFVADSVDGTNRGMAFGWLMVASKAGTVGGTTLGLLMAPTSFFGVPGWRLAFLLLAAVGAVVGLSIRAFAAASKAPVRAPKPVRQELQDFAREAKAVLRIPSFQVIVAQGLTGSFPWSALSFTAMWLELVGFSHGETAALMTLFKVATSLGGLFGGKMGDVLAGRLKNSGRIILAQISAGSAIPLAGVLLLALPSEPATFAHHGAALFVMGFMASWNTSATNSPILAEIVPPRSRTSVYALDRTFEAVLASFAPPVVGMLAEHLYGYKLVRSAAGGAGHAASVETDRHNATSLARALYTAIAIPMALCCLVYSFLYCTYPRDRDLARAETARDGGGARPSGEGSDTDDEGEEERELLPL; from the coding sequence ATGCCGGAGCAGAGCAAGAGGCGGCGAGGCCGCAAGCGCACGGCGGCGGCGACGCTGCTCCTCGCGTACGCGGCGCTCGCCATGGAGCGCGCCGACGCGGCGCTGCTCCCGGCCGTGTACAGGGAGATCGGCGCCGCGCTGCAGGCCTCGCCCACCGCGCTCGGCTCCATCGTGCTCTCCCGCTCCGTCGTGCAGGCCGCGTGCTACCCCCTCGCCGCATACCTGGCCGCCCGGCACGACCGCCTCACCGTCATCGCCCTCGGCGCATTCCTCTGGGCCGCTGCCACCTTGCTCATAGGCCTCTCAACCACCTTTGCGCAGGCTGGTGACCCTTGCCCTTGCACGTTTCATTCATGCTCACTCGCGGCCGTGCGCCCGTGCCCTGGTCCAGAGCTCTGGTCGCTTAGAAAATCGAATGATGCGATATTGCAGATGGCCGTGACAGCGGCGTTGAACGGCGTCGGGCTGGCGCTGCAGATCCCGGCGATCTTCGCCTTCGTCGCGGACTCCGTCGACGGCACGAACAGGGGCATGGCCTTCGGGTGGCTCATGGTGGCGAGCAAGGCCGGCACCGTGGGCGGCACCACCCTTGGCCTACTCATGGCGCCCACCTCGTTCTTTGGCGTTCCGGGTTGGCGGCTCGCCTTCCTCCTGCTCGCCGCCGTGGGGGCGGTGGTCGGCTTGTCCATCCGCGCGTTCGCGGCCGCCAGCAAGGCCCCTGTCCGGGCCCCCAAGCCGGTGCGGCAGGAGCTGCAGGACTTCGCGAGGGAGGCGAAGGCCGTGCTACGGATCCCGTCGTTTCAGGTCATCGTCGCGCAGGGACTCACGGGTTCGTTCCCCTGGTCCGCGCTGTCCTTCACGGCTATGTGGCTCGAGCTAGTCGGCTTCTCCCACGGCGAGACGGCGGCGCTGATGACTCTGTTCAAGGTCGCCACGTCGCTGGGCGGCCTCTTCGGCGGCAAGATGGGGGACGTCCTCGCCGGGAGGCTCAAGAACTCGGGCCGCATCATCCTCGCGCAGATCAGCGCCGGCTCGGCGATCCCTCTCGCCGGCGTCCTGCTGCTCGCGCTCCCGAGCGAGCCGGCGACTTTCGCCCACCACGGCGCCGCGCTGTTCGTCATGGGGTTCATGGCCTCCTGGAACACCTCGGCCACCAACAGCCCGATACTGGCCGAGATCGTGCCGCcgcggtcgaggacgagcgtgtACGCGCTGGACCGGACGTTCGAGGCCGTGCTCGCCTCGTTCGCTCCCCCGGTGGTCGGCATGCTCGCCGAGCACCTCTACGGCTACAAGCTGGTGCGCTCTGCTGCCGGCGGCGCAGGGCACGCGGCCTCCGTCGAGACGGACCGGCACAACGCGACGTCCCTCGCCAGGGCCCTGTACACCGCGATCGCCATCCCCATGGCGCTGTGCTGTCTCGTCTACTCGTTTCTGTACTGCACCTATCCCAGAGACAGAGACCTGGCGCGGGCTGAGACGGCGCGAGATGGAGGTGGAGCCCGTCCCAGTGGCGAGGGGTCCGACACCGacgatgaaggggaggaggagagggagctgcTGCCACTGTGA